One genomic window of Columba livia isolate bColLiv1 breed racing homer chromosome 9, bColLiv1.pat.W.v2, whole genome shotgun sequence includes the following:
- the ILKAP gene encoding integrin-linked kinase-associated serine/threonine phosphatase 2C isoform X2 → MPSASAPPPPGRALTSGPAAAADWPRGEIGSPGGAGRRLCERKRPGRRCRRMDLFGDLPEPGSSVPGKEAQKEPLLFDDLPPATGVGSGRGGSLLFDDLPPASSGDTASSAAEQVSTGESHGKGEKRKSLEEEEKNGREELVEKKVCKGSVGILGLKGYVAERKGEREDMQDAHVILNDITEECQPLPSQITRVSYFAVFDGHGGVRASKFAAQNLHQNLIKKFPKGEVVSVEKTVKRCLLDTFKHTDDEFLKQASSQKPAWKDGSTATCVLAVDNILYIANLGDSRAILCRYNEESQKHAALSLSKEHNPTQYEERMRIQKAGGNVREGRVLGVLEVSRSIGDGQYKRCGVISVPDIKRCQLTHNDRFILIACDGLFKVFTPEEAVNFIVSCLEDKNIQTREGKLEADARYEAACNRLANKAVQRGSADNVTVMVVRIEH, encoded by the exons ATGCCTTCCGCTTCGGCCCCGCCGCCACCGGGCCGTGCGCTTACTTCCGGCCCTGCCGCCGCCGCTGATTGGCCTCGCGGCGAGATTGGCAGCCCGGGGGGGGCGGGACGGCGCCTGTGCGAGAGGAAGCGGCCTGGGCGGCGCTGCCGGCGGATGGATCTGTTCGGGGACCTCCCGGAGCCCGGCTCCTCGGTGCCGG GGAAGGAAGCCCAGAAAGAGCCTCTGCTCTTTGATGATCTCCCGCCAGCCACCGGCGTTGGCTCAG GAAGAGGAGGCTCTTTGCTTTTCGATGATCTCCCACCAGCCAGCAGTGGTGACACGG cttccagtgctgctgAGCAGGTCTCAACAGGAGAGAGCCatgggaagggggagaagagaaagtccttggaggaggaagagaagaatgGCAGGGAAGAACTTGTGGAAAAGAAAGTTTGTAAAG GGTCAGTGGGCATTCTTGGATTGAAGGGTTATGTGGCGGAGAGGAAGGGTGAAAGAGAAGACATGCAGGATGCACATGTCATCTTGAACGATATCACCGAGGAGTGCCAGCCTCTGCCCTCCCAAAT CACACGTGTCTCGTACTTTGCTGTTTTTGATGGCCACGGGGGAGTCCGAGCCTCAAAATTTGCAGCACAGAATCTCCACCAAAACCTGATAAAGAAATTTCCTAAAG GTGAGGTAGTCAGCGTGGAGAAAACAGTGAAGAGATGCCTTTTGGACACCTTCAAACACACAGATGATGAGTTTCTAAAGCAGGCATCCAGCCA GAAGCCAGCATGGAAGGATGGCTCCACAGCTACTTGTGTCCTTGCTGTTGACAATATTCTCTACATAGCCAACCTCGGGGATAGCCGG GCGATTCTGTGTCGTTATAATGAAGAGAGTCAGAAACATGCAGCCTTAAGCCTCAGTAAGGAGCACAACCCCACCCAATATGAGGAACGTATGCGGATACAGAAAGCTGGGGGAAATGTCAG GGAAGGAAGAGTCCTAGGCGTGCTGGAGGTTTCCCGCTCCATTGGGGATGGCCAGTACAAACGCTGTGGTGTTATCTCTGTGCCAGATATCAAGCGCTGCCAACTCACGCACAATGACAG GTTCATTCTGATAGCGTGTGATGGCCTCTTCAAAGTCTTTACACCAGAAGAAGCTGTGAACTTCATTGTGTCCTGCCTGGAG GATAAGAACATCCAGACGAGAGAAGGGAAGCTGGAAGCAGATGCTAGATATGAAGCTGCATGTAACAGACTGGCCAACAAGGCTGTACAGCGAGGGTCAGCAGACAATGTCACGGTCATGGTGGTCCGGATAGAGCACTGA
- the ILKAP gene encoding integrin-linked kinase-associated serine/threonine phosphatase 2C isoform X1, protein MPSASAPPPPGRALTSGPAAAADWPRGEIGSPGGAGRRLCERKRPGRRCRRMDLFGDLPEPGSSVPGKEAQKEPLLFDDLPPATGVGSGRGGSLLFDDLPPASSGDTASSAAEQVSTGESHGKGEKRKSLEEEEKNGREELVEKKVCKGSVGILGLKGYVAERKGEREDMQDAHVILNDITEECQPLPSQITRVSYFAVFDGHGGVRASKFAAQNLHQNLIKKFPKGEVVSVEKTVKRCLLDTFKHTDDEFLKQASSQKPAWKDGSTATCVLAVDNILYIANLGDSRAILCRYNEESQKHAALSLSKEHNPTQYEERMRIQKAGGNVREGRVLGVLEVSRSIGDGQYKRCGVISVPDIKRCQLTHNDRFILIACDGLFKVFTPEEAVNFIVSCLERRLSSSQQDKNIQTREGKLEADARYEAACNRLANKAVQRGSADNVTVMVVRIEH, encoded by the exons ATGCCTTCCGCTTCGGCCCCGCCGCCACCGGGCCGTGCGCTTACTTCCGGCCCTGCCGCCGCCGCTGATTGGCCTCGCGGCGAGATTGGCAGCCCGGGGGGGGCGGGACGGCGCCTGTGCGAGAGGAAGCGGCCTGGGCGGCGCTGCCGGCGGATGGATCTGTTCGGGGACCTCCCGGAGCCCGGCTCCTCGGTGCCGG GGAAGGAAGCCCAGAAAGAGCCTCTGCTCTTTGATGATCTCCCGCCAGCCACCGGCGTTGGCTCAG GAAGAGGAGGCTCTTTGCTTTTCGATGATCTCCCACCAGCCAGCAGTGGTGACACGG cttccagtgctgctgAGCAGGTCTCAACAGGAGAGAGCCatgggaagggggagaagagaaagtccttggaggaggaagagaagaatgGCAGGGAAGAACTTGTGGAAAAGAAAGTTTGTAAAG GGTCAGTGGGCATTCTTGGATTGAAGGGTTATGTGGCGGAGAGGAAGGGTGAAAGAGAAGACATGCAGGATGCACATGTCATCTTGAACGATATCACCGAGGAGTGCCAGCCTCTGCCCTCCCAAAT CACACGTGTCTCGTACTTTGCTGTTTTTGATGGCCACGGGGGAGTCCGAGCCTCAAAATTTGCAGCACAGAATCTCCACCAAAACCTGATAAAGAAATTTCCTAAAG GTGAGGTAGTCAGCGTGGAGAAAACAGTGAAGAGATGCCTTTTGGACACCTTCAAACACACAGATGATGAGTTTCTAAAGCAGGCATCCAGCCA GAAGCCAGCATGGAAGGATGGCTCCACAGCTACTTGTGTCCTTGCTGTTGACAATATTCTCTACATAGCCAACCTCGGGGATAGCCGG GCGATTCTGTGTCGTTATAATGAAGAGAGTCAGAAACATGCAGCCTTAAGCCTCAGTAAGGAGCACAACCCCACCCAATATGAGGAACGTATGCGGATACAGAAAGCTGGGGGAAATGTCAG GGAAGGAAGAGTCCTAGGCGTGCTGGAGGTTTCCCGCTCCATTGGGGATGGCCAGTACAAACGCTGTGGTGTTATCTCTGTGCCAGATATCAAGCGCTGCCAACTCACGCACAATGACAG GTTCATTCTGATAGCGTGTGATGGCCTCTTCAAAGTCTTTACACCAGAAGAAGCTGTGAACTTCATTGTGTCCTGCCTGGAG CGTCGTCTTTCCTCGTCCCAACAGGATAAGAACATCCAGACGAGAGAAGGGAAGCTGGAAGCAGATGCTAGATATGAAGCTGCATGTAACAGACTGGCCAACAAGGCTGTACAGCGAGGGTCAGCAGACAATGTCACGGTCATGGTGGTCCGGATAGAGCACTGA
- the ILKAP gene encoding integrin-linked kinase-associated serine/threonine phosphatase 2C isoform X5: MISRQPPALAQEEEALCFSMISHQPAVVTRLPVLLSRSQQERAMGRGRRESPWRRKRRMAGSVGILGLKGYVAERKGEREDMQDAHVILNDITEECQPLPSQITRVSYFAVFDGHGGVRASKFAAQNLHQNLIKKFPKGEVVSVEKTVKRCLLDTFKHTDDEFLKQASSQKPAWKDGSTATCVLAVDNILYIANLGDSRAILCRYNEESQKHAALSLSKEHNPTQYEERMRIQKAGGNVREGRVLGVLEVSRSIGDGQYKRCGVISVPDIKRCQLTHNDRFILIACDGLFKVFTPEEAVNFIVSCLERRLSSSQQDKNIQTREGKLEADARYEAACNRLANKAVQRGSADNVTVMVVRIEH; the protein is encoded by the exons ATGATCTCCCGCCAGCCACCGGCGTTGGCTCAG GAAGAGGAGGCTCTTTGCTTTTCGATGATCTCCCACCAGCCAGCAGTGGTGACACGG cttccagtgctgctgAGCAGGTCTCAACAGGAGAGAGCCatgggaagggggagaagagaaagtccttggaggaggaagagaagaatgGCAGGG TCAGTGGGCATTCTTGGATTGAAGGGTTATGTGGCGGAGAGGAAGGGTGAAAGAGAAGACATGCAGGATGCACATGTCATCTTGAACGATATCACCGAGGAGTGCCAGCCTCTGCCCTCCCAAAT CACACGTGTCTCGTACTTTGCTGTTTTTGATGGCCACGGGGGAGTCCGAGCCTCAAAATTTGCAGCACAGAATCTCCACCAAAACCTGATAAAGAAATTTCCTAAAG GTGAGGTAGTCAGCGTGGAGAAAACAGTGAAGAGATGCCTTTTGGACACCTTCAAACACACAGATGATGAGTTTCTAAAGCAGGCATCCAGCCA GAAGCCAGCATGGAAGGATGGCTCCACAGCTACTTGTGTCCTTGCTGTTGACAATATTCTCTACATAGCCAACCTCGGGGATAGCCGG GCGATTCTGTGTCGTTATAATGAAGAGAGTCAGAAACATGCAGCCTTAAGCCTCAGTAAGGAGCACAACCCCACCCAATATGAGGAACGTATGCGGATACAGAAAGCTGGGGGAAATGTCAG GGAAGGAAGAGTCCTAGGCGTGCTGGAGGTTTCCCGCTCCATTGGGGATGGCCAGTACAAACGCTGTGGTGTTATCTCTGTGCCAGATATCAAGCGCTGCCAACTCACGCACAATGACAG GTTCATTCTGATAGCGTGTGATGGCCTCTTCAAAGTCTTTACACCAGAAGAAGCTGTGAACTTCATTGTGTCCTGCCTGGAG CGTCGTCTTTCCTCGTCCCAACAGGATAAGAACATCCAGACGAGAGAAGGGAAGCTGGAAGCAGATGCTAGATATGAAGCTGCATGTAACAGACTGGCCAACAAGGCTGTACAGCGAGGGTCAGCAGACAATGTCACGGTCATGGTGGTCCGGATAGAGCACTGA
- the ILKAP gene encoding integrin-linked kinase-associated serine/threonine phosphatase 2C isoform X3, whose protein sequence is MPSASAPPPPGRALTSGPAAAADWPRGEIGSPGGAGRRLCERKRPGRRCRRMDLFGDLPEPGSSVPGRGGSLLFDDLPPASSGDTASSAAEQVSTGESHGKGEKRKSLEEEEKNGREELVEKKVCKGSVGILGLKGYVAERKGEREDMQDAHVILNDITEECQPLPSQITRVSYFAVFDGHGGVRASKFAAQNLHQNLIKKFPKGEVVSVEKTVKRCLLDTFKHTDDEFLKQASSQKPAWKDGSTATCVLAVDNILYIANLGDSRAILCRYNEESQKHAALSLSKEHNPTQYEERMRIQKAGGNVREGRVLGVLEVSRSIGDGQYKRCGVISVPDIKRCQLTHNDRFILIACDGLFKVFTPEEAVNFIVSCLEDKNIQTREGKLEADARYEAACNRLANKAVQRGSADNVTVMVVRIEH, encoded by the exons ATGCCTTCCGCTTCGGCCCCGCCGCCACCGGGCCGTGCGCTTACTTCCGGCCCTGCCGCCGCCGCTGATTGGCCTCGCGGCGAGATTGGCAGCCCGGGGGGGGCGGGACGGCGCCTGTGCGAGAGGAAGCGGCCTGGGCGGCGCTGCCGGCGGATGGATCTGTTCGGGGACCTCCCGGAGCCCGGCTCCTCGGTGCCGG GAAGAGGAGGCTCTTTGCTTTTCGATGATCTCCCACCAGCCAGCAGTGGTGACACGG cttccagtgctgctgAGCAGGTCTCAACAGGAGAGAGCCatgggaagggggagaagagaaagtccttggaggaggaagagaagaatgGCAGGGAAGAACTTGTGGAAAAGAAAGTTTGTAAAG GGTCAGTGGGCATTCTTGGATTGAAGGGTTATGTGGCGGAGAGGAAGGGTGAAAGAGAAGACATGCAGGATGCACATGTCATCTTGAACGATATCACCGAGGAGTGCCAGCCTCTGCCCTCCCAAAT CACACGTGTCTCGTACTTTGCTGTTTTTGATGGCCACGGGGGAGTCCGAGCCTCAAAATTTGCAGCACAGAATCTCCACCAAAACCTGATAAAGAAATTTCCTAAAG GTGAGGTAGTCAGCGTGGAGAAAACAGTGAAGAGATGCCTTTTGGACACCTTCAAACACACAGATGATGAGTTTCTAAAGCAGGCATCCAGCCA GAAGCCAGCATGGAAGGATGGCTCCACAGCTACTTGTGTCCTTGCTGTTGACAATATTCTCTACATAGCCAACCTCGGGGATAGCCGG GCGATTCTGTGTCGTTATAATGAAGAGAGTCAGAAACATGCAGCCTTAAGCCTCAGTAAGGAGCACAACCCCACCCAATATGAGGAACGTATGCGGATACAGAAAGCTGGGGGAAATGTCAG GGAAGGAAGAGTCCTAGGCGTGCTGGAGGTTTCCCGCTCCATTGGGGATGGCCAGTACAAACGCTGTGGTGTTATCTCTGTGCCAGATATCAAGCGCTGCCAACTCACGCACAATGACAG GTTCATTCTGATAGCGTGTGATGGCCTCTTCAAAGTCTTTACACCAGAAGAAGCTGTGAACTTCATTGTGTCCTGCCTGGAG GATAAGAACATCCAGACGAGAGAAGGGAAGCTGGAAGCAGATGCTAGATATGAAGCTGCATGTAACAGACTGGCCAACAAGGCTGTACAGCGAGGGTCAGCAGACAATGTCACGGTCATGGTGGTCCGGATAGAGCACTGA
- the ILKAP gene encoding integrin-linked kinase-associated serine/threonine phosphatase 2C isoform X4, with amino-acid sequence MFSRRMFTSSLGKEAQKEPLLFDDLPPATGVGSGRGGSLLFDDLPPASSGDTASSAAEQVSTGESHGKGEKRKSLEEEEKNGREELVEKKVCKGSVGILGLKGYVAERKGEREDMQDAHVILNDITEECQPLPSQITRVSYFAVFDGHGGVRASKFAAQNLHQNLIKKFPKGEVVSVEKTVKRCLLDTFKHTDDEFLKQASSQKPAWKDGSTATCVLAVDNILYIANLGDSRAILCRYNEESQKHAALSLSKEHNPTQYEERMRIQKAGGNVREGRVLGVLEVSRSIGDGQYKRCGVISVPDIKRCQLTHNDRFILIACDGLFKVFTPEEAVNFIVSCLERRLSSSQQDKNIQTREGKLEADARYEAACNRLANKAVQRGSADNVTVMVVRIEH; translated from the exons aTGTTTTCAAGACGCATGTTTACCTCATCCCTAG GGAAGGAAGCCCAGAAAGAGCCTCTGCTCTTTGATGATCTCCCGCCAGCCACCGGCGTTGGCTCAG GAAGAGGAGGCTCTTTGCTTTTCGATGATCTCCCACCAGCCAGCAGTGGTGACACGG cttccagtgctgctgAGCAGGTCTCAACAGGAGAGAGCCatgggaagggggagaagagaaagtccttggaggaggaagagaagaatgGCAGGGAAGAACTTGTGGAAAAGAAAGTTTGTAAAG GGTCAGTGGGCATTCTTGGATTGAAGGGTTATGTGGCGGAGAGGAAGGGTGAAAGAGAAGACATGCAGGATGCACATGTCATCTTGAACGATATCACCGAGGAGTGCCAGCCTCTGCCCTCCCAAAT CACACGTGTCTCGTACTTTGCTGTTTTTGATGGCCACGGGGGAGTCCGAGCCTCAAAATTTGCAGCACAGAATCTCCACCAAAACCTGATAAAGAAATTTCCTAAAG GTGAGGTAGTCAGCGTGGAGAAAACAGTGAAGAGATGCCTTTTGGACACCTTCAAACACACAGATGATGAGTTTCTAAAGCAGGCATCCAGCCA GAAGCCAGCATGGAAGGATGGCTCCACAGCTACTTGTGTCCTTGCTGTTGACAATATTCTCTACATAGCCAACCTCGGGGATAGCCGG GCGATTCTGTGTCGTTATAATGAAGAGAGTCAGAAACATGCAGCCTTAAGCCTCAGTAAGGAGCACAACCCCACCCAATATGAGGAACGTATGCGGATACAGAAAGCTGGGGGAAATGTCAG GGAAGGAAGAGTCCTAGGCGTGCTGGAGGTTTCCCGCTCCATTGGGGATGGCCAGTACAAACGCTGTGGTGTTATCTCTGTGCCAGATATCAAGCGCTGCCAACTCACGCACAATGACAG GTTCATTCTGATAGCGTGTGATGGCCTCTTCAAAGTCTTTACACCAGAAGAAGCTGTGAACTTCATTGTGTCCTGCCTGGAG CGTCGTCTTTCCTCGTCCCAACAGGATAAGAACATCCAGACGAGAGAAGGGAAGCTGGAAGCAGATGCTAGATATGAAGCTGCATGTAACAGACTGGCCAACAAGGCTGTACAGCGAGGGTCAGCAGACAATGTCACGGTCATGGTGGTCCGGATAGAGCACTGA